From the Plasmodium brasilianum strain Bolivian I chromosome 7, whole genome shotgun sequence genome, the window ACTTATATGcgtacatgtgtacatatatacagaaCAAAAGGAGTAAATTTCCTCTAAATAAATTCAGTTTTTcaacttttaatatatacacacatatatacatatatatatatgtgttatatatataatgtattatatatatatatatatgtattatatatatatatgtgttatatatatatatgtgttatatatatatatgtgttatatatatatatgtgttatatatatatatgtgttatatatatatatgtattatatatatatatgtattatttatatatatgtattatttatatatatgtattatttatatatatgtattatttatatatatgtattatttatatatatgtatgaatagataaaaaaaaaaaaactcacAGAATTAACGCTCCGAACGGAATAGGTGATTATTTCtaacttcaaaaaaaaaaaaaaaaaaaaaaaaaagcagtaACTTGGTAAATGCACATGGTACACTGCTTACATTATACAAATTTGCATGAATTATAAAGCTccttaaattttcatttgttccttttgtttcctttttcaaTTCTTCCAATCAtcattttgaatttttatggTTTTGTTTATCCTCTTTCAAATAGTGGAGCGTCCAAAAATGGCGCATTTGTAAATGTGTTGTACCTTTTAAATGTGCTTCACAATTTTGCTActgtttattttgttgttttgTTAATTCATTCATccattaattttactttatttttatttatttgttttttatttattattatttttttttttttttatttatttattttttactttatttattttttactttatttatttattttttactttatttatttatttatttattactttatttatttatttatttatttattttttactttatttattttgttttttctttactttatttattttatttttcttttttaactttttttttttttttcgtacaATTCCAATTTATGTAGATGCAGGATTGTGTTAAccataaatttttacttatctaaaatataaatattcttgAAACATGACAtacgtattttattttttactatttttttttgtatttcgAATGATGctcatttttacataaatataaacaatgaAAAGGGTCATACCCAACTGTGTATTCAGGTAAATTATATGGATGATTGTATAAGCACATAACACACATTATGCGCATACTCGTGTATGTATGGCTGAATGGTCGTATgggcatatatacatataaatattcacaTTTGTAAAACAACATTTCAaatcatttttcctttttttttttttttttcgcttgttcaaagaaaaaatgtgCCCAACAATATACACACTGTAGAacgtttttaaaaagttccatttttacaataattaGACGATATAGTGTACATATTGgtgatttcttttttttttttgattcgATGTTTAAAACTTGTGCTATTATAAGAGCAAACCATTTAATAAGTTCTTGTTACGCTCTTCAAGGTCTGACTTCACTGTTATGctattagtatatatatatgcctatacgtatatatacacatatgagcacatacacatgtatacatatgcatataggTGAACATACACATGCGTACATATACGCATAcgtgcacatacatatacatcaTTCACCGCACAGTCAGATGATACAAGACAACACGCGCTTAGAAATAATCAAAAACATTTAACAATTCATTTATGGGTTTACAAAAACATGTCCGCCTTCTCCTCATGTGCgagatataaaataatgaaaaagtaaaCAAACATCAGGCATCATTAGGTATTATCTGCTGTTACTATTTTTCACCCAGTTATgttcattttctttatactatttttttcttttttttaattttttaaaactactataaaaaaaaaaaaaaaaaaaaaaaaaaagcaaactGCTAATCGTGTGACGCAAAATTGAATATGCAAAATGCACAaggaaaaaagcaaaaagcATAAACGCgaattttacaaataatggTTCATATTTTGGCAAGTCTTTAATTATACTAcataaaggaataaaataaaagaagaaaaatactaCTTTTTTACTAATTGTATGGCAcatgtatgttttttttttttttttttttttttgtattttcattttaaattttcacaGACCTACACTCCATACGTACATGCGCATATACCCACACTCGTGTGTACGTACGTACGTAACACAAGAAAAAAGTGgggataataaaaatttgtgcTTTTTCCTCAAATCGTCTGTAAGCGGACGTGGCTTGACGAGTGCACGTgcgcacatgtatatatatacgaacaTATACTTGTACCTGTATGGACAAGCTTTGGCGTTTGACACGCATATATAAGTCCAACTACAGCATACAACACGCAACATAAAACTTCTCACTGATATGCTGCAAATGGTACTCGCCTCTCCCATGTTACGattacacatataaaatacaGTGTCTATTTATTAGGATCAAAAACAAATTGGCAGTTTATCCATTCTacctatttttaaaatttttactattattttattactatacTATTTCGTTACTATACTATTTCGTTACTATACTATTTTGTTACTATACTATTTTGTTACTATACTATTTTGTTACTATACTATTTCGTTACTATATTAACTTATCactatattaatttattactatattactgtctaacttttttattttattactatattgTTGTATTcctgttttgttttataattctgttatcattttatttttctattttttctcctttttgtACATTCTGAGGATACTCAAATTTTAGCATATCAAATTGGGGTAATCGTGGTTTTCCTCATTTActattacaaaattttccCCATGTGTTAATAAGTAAATTTggcaaaaattaatttatacaaatttattgTCAATGATTTTAAGTGATATAATTAGCACCTCTCCTTTATCTCCTTTCTTACATGTATAAGATGTGAAGAACTGTCTTCTTATAACACAGGAttgtgtacatacatacaagtatacatatttctAACATGATTTCGATAAAATTTGTtgatttccattttttaattattttttctacgcctataaaataaatctgTTCCACATTCAACTCTTCTTGGTTCTATTTgtgtttactttttttttttttgttcatactCTATTAAGAAATATTCCCCTTACGTTGTCATTTCAAGCAGAAATCGAATTAAAAACGAAGATAAACACGAACAGAAACAAATACAAGAACGGAAAAAGGAAGAGATAACGAAACAGACAACAAAATAGACAAAGAATCAGCCTATGTGCTAACACCTAATAGTTCAGCACATCAAAATGGAGTAAATAATAAGGAAGTATTCCGAATCTATCATCTCTCCccggaagaaaaaaatagtaataaatgAGCGAGTGGATGAATGTAATACGCTAGGACTTGTTCGATCGTTTACTCCTTAATACTACGTTTTTCTAGTGGCCTAATCTctgtggaaaaaaaaaaaaaaaaaaaaaaaaaagtatatattcatacatatcTACAttcacacatacatataaaagcATGTGCATCCTCGCATggaagttttattttatttttattttttttttgagagATGCGGATGAACGCGCCATTTCCTCAGAAGTGATTATTTTCATCTgcatttgaatatttatgttcatatgcattttcatttttattttcatttttattttcatttttattttcatttttattttcatttttattttcatttttattcttattttcatattcatttttttttttttgttgttgtcCTTTTTGGATCATACGGGTGATGGGCCACTTAAAATTGGGGTTGGGTAAAAACTCCCCCCCAAGGAAGGTGTAAGAAATAAGATGAGAAGAAATGCCTTGAAGAGTTTGCTCATAATGATAGAGTCTTCTGGTTAGTTCAGATAAAGCTATATTTGTAACAatgcaaaaattatatttacgtatTAAGTCGATACAAAAActgtaataattttctaaAGGTTGGGTAATCAAATATCCTAACATACGGAGATGCTGAAAAAATAGTAGGTCCTTTTTCGTCAACATCATATCTGCATTGTCATTACTATATACTAAGTCGTTAGTATTTACTACGTCGTTAGTATTTACTACGTCGTTAGTAGATACTTTGTTACTACTTACTCCGCCATCTTTCATTTCGCGATCATAAAAATCATTCGGGTTATGGTTTACTTTTGAATATTTCTCATCAGAGCTGTACTTGTTACGAGTTGTTATATATTCCTCAGGTATAATAATCTTAACATGATAAGCTTTAAATCTGTAATAGTCTAAAACCACctttattctatatatatcaaaatattttatgtaattatgtTGGTATCTCGTACCGATGTTTTTCCCatctattattatcatcttATTAGGTACATGGTTCGATGGCGAAATTTCGTCCATTTTATATGTCCTTACAAATTGTTGATCTACTATGCTATTTGtacttttttcttccatgtacatgtattcaCTAGGTTTCTCATTGCCCACGGTACTATgactttctttatttatggTAATCCTACTTTGCTTCCAATTTTTGCATTTGTAGCAGTTTAGCAGCGACTCGTTGCTGCTGGCAATGAGGTTACTGCTGACGATGTGGCTACCACCTTCAGTACTACTTTTTGTAATAGGACTACATCTTCCCGCCGTGCTCGTAGAACGAGCCCCCTGGTAGTGAGCATCCTTCGCCAAGCTCTTCAACAACTGTTCATGCCTATCACTGTCGCTGTTAACATTTTCGATGATACTGCTCCTCTTTTTTGTAGTGATATTATCTGAAAAGGAATCTTCAAAGAATGAATTTTCCTTGGAACATACTTTCGTTAATTCGTTcgatatattcattatttcattgaaaccatcttttttattatggtAATCATCTACAtcattatacaaatattgaTCATGATTTCccactttttttatattatctaaAAGGTCATATTTAGTATGTTCAACTTGACTTAACACAGTTCTTGTATTCCCTCTGCAGTTATTATAGTTCGTAtttatagttttattttgtacataattattacaatttttcaaaaaatctGCAGGACTCTTACTTATGCAATTCGTGTAGGGATCATTTATAGATGAATTATCATTCCGTTCATAACTTCCATTGTTcccattatttattttattgtcaTCACTCCGAGAGATATTACATGCCATTTTCTTCGTTCCACTATCGTTACGTACACCAATCACATCATCTTCGCGCTTTATACATTCTTCAACGACCTTCCTTTTGATTAACTTCAAGTTGAGACCCTCTTTCCCATAACTATCTCCACGACTGTCAGTTTTACGGACATTACTACTGCAACTACCACTTCTACTTCTTCCATCACATCGACTTGCGTAACCCTGGTTACTGTTTCCACCACTTAACCGGACAGACGAATCCAACTTTCtatcattcatttttttcacgAATTTGATGTAAGGCAAGTCTTCATGTGTTTTCTTCTCCCCTTCGTTCCACTTGATCCCTTTACCATTCAATgccaaatattttttacaaaggcttagaaatttttcattttccttcTCCTTCATCTTTATCTTCTTCTCTTCCTCCTCCTCATCATCACTCTCCTTTTCTGATTTCTGAGTGAGGGCGAGAAACCTAGTTATTAGCACACATTCTTCCACTTCCCCGAATATGTCAAGTCTATCATCTAAAGTCCTCGTTGCCATGATGAAATTGTCCGTTTGTGTACCCTTCCCGTTCACACCAACCAGGTCGGGAGGAAATACCATTTTGTTGTTGTTACTTCCAAACGAGCTCTTTCTCCCTAACCCGTTGGTCATACTGTCATTCCCAGAAGTAGCAACATAATCGTAATTATTTTCCggcatataaaaattgttactGTTTGAAATGGATTTTTCATATAGGTCATTATAACACTCAAATTGTATATCATCTGAACAATCTTTTTCCCTTCCTATATTTTCCATACCTATATCTCGGATGCCTAcatttatgttttctttCTCCCCCTTACAGGTTGAAGAAGACATCTTCATAAACAGCGGTTTTTTCAAAAGCACTATGTCCTCTTCATTCGAATCATCGAAGGGGTTTAAGAAATGATTTCCAGTAGACCTTTTTTCCAAATGCGCATTGTTAGGCTGCCTAGCCATTTGTCCCTCCTTTAACTTCTTAAACTGTAATGTGTTCAAAAagggatatatataaaaatcttcttttaatttatattgtaatatattactgTCTACTtgtatatccttttttactTGTATGCTGTATATCAaatctttaatattttttattatatcattattgtaAATGCATTTCAAATCATTTGCGGATTGCTGTAATATTTTCGTGCGTTTTGTTAATCcatttttatgtttgtatattttcGTTTTCCTCCTATGATTGTTACCATTACTGCTATTACTGTTGCTGTTATTGTTTTTCCTTCCATTCGATCCGCTATTTCTTCCACCATCTCTTCTACCATTGCTACTGCTCCTACCATTTGCATGGGCATATGAACATACATAAACCGTCCTCCTCCTATAGTCTTCGTAGTACTGTTTAATgagcttatttttttctctcttttcATCTTCATTCAACTTGGTTAGATGCACATCGTTAAaattcttttcattatttaaccagtataatgtgtatataaaaacagaCAAATATttggaataaaaattataataaaaatatttacatgaGAGTAAAagttcatatattaaaagaaaggaaaaatagatttgttcatttttatatatatatttatttatatttacatacccATAAAAAAAGCTAcctattttatttctctCCTTTTCATGTTGAttaatgattatatatataatcatacTTAGTAaggtaaaaattataaaaattaaatttttcatcatGAATttgtcttcttttttattataatattgaatctttacatatttattagtataataaataaacttgttttttttcttttcaaatttattcatatcgatttttgaaaataacagcttaacaattttaaaatagctaatgtaaaaatttatgaaagtTTCACTCAATTCCTTTTCTTCTAaacatttttcctttttattttctcttagTCCATCCTTTGAACCATTTGTATTTCCTGCTGCATAATCATTTGTTGTATGCTGCATTTTCCTTTGTACTGAGTTATCCACTCTcatgtatttattatcacATATTTCGTTTTTGCCATTTCTAAGAGGAAAAATCTGTCCatccttatttttaatgaagcATATACCCCTTATCGGACTACTGAGACCTTTGCTACCATGACAAACGCTCGGGGAACCACGTCCACTGTGATTGTTATGGCTCTTACAACTTCTGACAATGCCAATACCTCCATCATCCCCAGTAAAtccattattatttctcACCCTGCTCAAGTTACCTCCAGTACGACTTCTACTGCTACAGCTACTTCTAGTTCTACCATTCTGCCTCTTTCCGGTGCTTCTACTACATTTGTCAAAATCGTTGCACCCACCTCTTCTGTCACCAAAGCCGCTTTCATTTCCTTCATCATTTCCACTTCTACTATCCTCATTACTACTTTCATTGTCTCCTTCCAGCTTCTCTAACAATTTTACCACTGTCCTTCTCTCGTTCAATATACTCTCCATGTACATAACCACTACATCCCTGTTTGGTGCTGGTTTGTGTGATATCAAggataagaaataaaaaaataaacacttTATTGGATTtccatttataaataataaagataacTGATTGAATAAATGACCACTATActtgtaataatttaaagaacagtaataatttatacatgattttatttcattctgttttttattatctctAAAAAAGTAGTATTTGTATCTAAATAAATCTCCAAGAATTTTGTAGGTATTACTTACACAAATTCTAACAATGCCTaaattgttatataaattataatgttgttcattttttctgtttttatcattttcttgtaaataaaaagtatccataatattatttacgtAACTGTCACGTTCGtatgtatcattttttacatcTCTTGCATATTCATTTTCTTCACATGTGTGAACACAAATAGAATATGTATTTTCCTTATCTATTATTTTgctcatatataatatgtattcgtgttttttttcatcatatgATTTTACAAATCTCCTTAGAATTTCTTGGAAATACTCATAAGCATCATTTATctttattcttaaaattaaCAAGTATTTCCTTAACATTTTTTGAttgttattttcattttgcaaATACCTAATTTTCTttgttatactttttatattatggtAAAAATAGTACATCCATATGCTATTCAAAAGTTGTACTgcttttacattattatcttttaaatattcaaagagcacgctttctttttttttctttttttttcttatttcatCTGTCatactattattttcatttgccCAAATTTCCTTCCTTCTCATTATTGAACAAGCGCCAACTTCACGTAGAGGTACGTCCATACAcctatatgtatgtatatatatatatatatatatatacacgtatgtatgtgtgtgggTGAATTATGTAGATCCCTTTAACGCGCAAAAATTATACCTCTAAAAAGACATCTCTACGGTCTACTTTTACTATGAACTTATATAAGGATtaacctttttatttatcgtAAAACGTATCCCTCCTCACgtaaatgttttaattctTACCATCACACCTGACTTGGTACtccatatacatgtacatgtagatacatacatacatgtacgttTACGTTCCAAGTAGTTGGTTTCCCTCTGTcactataaatataaatatatatatatgtgtatatacgtatatatatttatatacacaaGCATGGAAATAAATGCGCTTTTTGGTGTTTCCCCCTGCGTTTGTATCCTTTTAAAACAagttttaagaaaaataaattacgcTTAAACACATCGATCACATTAAGAGTCTATTcatacaaatttttaaaacttaTTTCCTGCTTCCTGTTTTAGCAAATCTTCctgtttattattacatgaaTAAAAAGCTTCTACTTAAATTACATTATTACTCTTTGTGTGATTCAGCCTTATCTCtttctattttaatttaatgcGACGGTGTTACTGAGCTGTCATTGTTCACTTAAAATCCTCCGAATGACTTAAtcgcatataaatataaatataaataatatatatatatatatatatatatatatatatatatataaacatataaacatatacgtatatatatgttttgtaCTTGtctatgtttatgtatattctCCCCCCTACAGTTATTTAGGgatcataaatatataaatgaacatatatacacatataaatatatacaaaggAACACCTTAAGGTCTCttaattttgcttatttttacatgtcttgttaatattattaagtcACTTGCAATAATTGTTATTCTAacgttttttttgttctttttaacAGTAATCTACTGTAtcgttatttatattaaaaaaaaaaaatagtacacttgtggaaaaaaagaatgtacatttttgtaaCTATAAATTCTTCTTCAACTATGgcatatgtaaaattaattttttatattttgtatgcTTCCATATATTTCGTATGCTTCCATATATTTCGTATGCTTCCATATATTACGTATGTTTGCATTTATTTCGTACATTtccatatattatgtatgtttccatatattatgtatgtttccatatattatgtatgtttccatatattatgtatgtttccatatatttgcacgtagtataaaaatattctataaatgaatattccTATACACTTccaaaaaacttaaaaaaaaaaaattataatttaaactaaaaaaaaaaaaaaataataaataaaaaaaacgtaatttttatttctcagtttatatatgaataatacatatagaaaaattacttaaacataaaaataagtaaaatttacaaagaaaaaaaaaaaaaaaaaaaaagaaaaataaaagcttcttttatattattttttacaattatatcTTCTGTTATGtctataaaaatgttttcttatctttctatttttaccatcttttttatgttaatctcttcacatttttgtaaaatatttattatttttttttttttccattggGTACTTTTCAATATTTGTTTTCCTGAATAAAATTTCgagtatattttatgttcataCTATAAATACAatgtttaaattaatttttttttttttttttttttttttagtaaggTTTATAACTTTTTAGCATTCTGTAACTATATATTACtgtccttttattttttttttttttttaaatataacctattttatttttatgcgtATGGCCAAtcatacataataatacagTTGGCCGCAAAATAAGATTATAGCAAAGTTTTTCATAGAAGGGTGTACACAAAGTCATCCTTGCTTTAAaggtttacatatatatatatatatatatatatatatatatatataagtaaataattatgtttgTACCGGTTCAGTTATGTATTACACCTATATGGGTTTCACAATGCAAAAACATAATTACTTGGAAGTATAGGTTATGATGTACAATGTGaacaattaaaatgaaataaaaattggaacaaaatatagcaaaGTAAAACGAAttatagcaaaatataacGTAATATAACGAAATATAACGAAATATAACGAAATATAACGAAATATAACGAAATATAACGAAATATAACGAAATATAACGAAATATAACGAAATATAACAGCATATAACGAAACATAACACAGTTTAACGAAATATAACGATATATGgctatatatatcaaattataacaaaataaaacagaataaagcaaacatatgtaaaataaaagataaacaATTTTTCCCTTAAAGGATTAAAATGAGCACTAAGTGTTTACACCCCATCTATGGTATAATTTCAATATAAGCTTAATAAAAAGGGGTTTTTATATTAAGGCTTATTGTTTCATATTATCGTtcttaaaatgtaaaatagaAGCCACGTTGCAAGTAAACGTGGAGTTATATTCACGTttagtaattttaaaaatacgtgcatttatacatatatatttatgtgtacgtatgcatttatgtatgtgGGTATGAGCACTGGCaccttaatatttttatttcgataaggagtgaaaaaaaaaaaaaaaaaaaaaaaaaaaaacaccaCTATAACGTTTTTTGTGAAAAGGTGTCCACTCCTATGAGTGCGACTCTAAATTATTATTGCAATCATTACACTGCAAATTAAAACCTCTAAGTTTATGCATTTTAACACGCACATATATAGatacaaataaatgtatatattttgtgcagctaaaatatatatattattttcatatttgcTTAGATATTACGATATACCAAAGAAACTAAAAAACTTATTTCCTGTTCATAAAATTAGATCTGTTTTGGATgacatgttcataatttttttttttttttttctcgaAAAAGGAACTAGCTATTATCATTTTGGCGTAATaacaattaatttaaatacaaCAGAAAAAGGCTACTAATATATTCACAagaatataatgtatataaccattaaaaaaagaacatacCCCTTAAACATATGCGTACttgtatgtgtataaatacgtatatCTAACCATTCATTTTCCActtgttaatattaatgCACAATTTAACTCATAAAATTGGCATAAAGCTAATCGTTTGTTCCATTGTTTAAAtgagtttaaaaaaaaaaaaaaataacataaaagaCACAAATGAGaaaactaatatatatgacataaaagagaaaaatgacATATATGACATAAAtgagaaaataagaaatacatgtatgaagtacaaaaaatgttttatcttcttaaacaaaaaagaatttaaatataacaaaaattaattagcATACCAGCAAAAgtggtatatatattctaaatttattaaaaaataatttactcTAAAGGGTAAATAGTACAACACATTGTCACATATGAATTActtgcttttatttttaaaaatgtttggTTTAACTagctatttatttatatatttattttttgattttttttttttttttttttagctaaTTACACATTGTTCTTATGCCATAAAAACGTTTAAAAATTAAGtgcaatatattttaacacattttttaatCTATATATTGAGCATATTTTGATATCCGAACGATTACGACTTACAGTTTTGTTCtacatatttcatttaaaaaaaataggctACTCccatgtttatatatgcgtTCCAGGATGGGCAAAAACGTAGCGATGTGGTACAACaccttatatttttgtttaatattatctgatttttcaatattatcTGTTTTTTCAGTATTATCtgttttttcaatattatctgttttttcaatattatctgttttttcaatattatctgttttttcaatattatatgttttttttaattttttttttcaaaaaagaccaaaacaaaaatgacaCATATGATGCTTATGTTTATACATTAAATACGTTTCAGCTTGAACATGAcatttctttaatatatctctaaggataaatattattaatggaatttttttttttttcccatacCATATATTAGCTTGCTTTTTTAGGTTTTGTACTTCTGCAGTATATGTGCTTTTACGAAGCGCATTTCATTCTTGTTAACAACCACATTTAGACGGCaccatatatttacacatacatataaacatatatacatataaacatatatacgtagaaacatatatacatatatacgtagaaacatatatacatataaacacatgaacatataaacacatgaacatatatacatgcccacatatacgcatatatatatatatatatatgcaaagatacacttatttttcttccattGTACGTCTTCACTTTGCTATCCTTTTTGTGGTGCTCTGTTTGTCTTCATTAATTATGTCGTTAAGAAAAGATGAAgaaatcaaaaaattatatcaacttatttttacttagTTCTACAAATTCACTAATTTTGCTGATATTtatggaaatatttttttttttattggaTGGCATAAATACATTTGAATTTATAAACATCCAAGAAAGGATATCTCAAATAATTTTGTGCACTTTTCTTGTTATACAGGTAGGAGTCTTAAAAGTTGCAGAagtattttcaaaaaataataagggAAAACAATTAgttattatacattatttttttattatatatatttttctgttaCCTTTATTATCTTTCCTTTTACTTACATCTGCTTTATCATGGACAAAAATTGTTTACTTTGCGTACATTTTAAGTTTAGCTACATCAATTAAAATTAGGGGTCTACTCACAATTTGTGTCGTTACCTTAATTATGGGGTTTGTACGCTTTTACCATAGCTTACCAACTTCAACCATTATACTTTGCTTTACCCTCCTTTTGACAATTCACGTTTTAATATGtgttataattcatatatcaCTG encodes:
- a CDS encoding tetratricopeptide repeat protein yields the protein MRRKEIWANENNSMTDEIRKKKKKKESVLFEYLKDNNVKAVQLLNSIWMYYFYHNIKSITKKIRYLQNENNNQKMLRKYLLILRIKINDAYEYFQEILRRFVKSYDEKKHEYILYMSKIIDKENTYSICVHTCEENEYARDVKNDTYERDSYVNNIMDTFYLQENDKNRKNEQHYNLYNNLGIVRICVSNTYKILGDLFRYKYYFFRDNKKQNEIKSCINYYCSLNYYKYSGHLFNQLSLLFINGNPIKCLFFYFLSLISHKPAPNRDVVVMYMESILNERRTVVKLLEKLEGDNESSNEDSRSGNDEGNESGFGDRRGGCNDFDKCSRSTGKRQNGRTRSSCSSRSRTGGNLSRVRNNNGFTGDDGGIGIVRSCKSHNNHSGRGSPSVCHGSKGLSSPIRGICFIKNKDGQIFPLRNGKNEICDNKYMRVDNSVQRKMQHTTNDYAAGNTNGSKDGLRENKKEKCLEEKELSETFINFYISYFKIVKLLFSKIDMNKFEKKKNKFIYYTNKYVKIQYYNKKEDKFMMKNLIFIIFTLLSMIIYIIINQHEKERNKIGSFFYGYVNINKYIYKNEQIYFSFLLIYELLLSCKYFYYNFYSKYLSVFIYTLYWLNNEKNFNDVHLTKLNEDEKREKNKLIKQYYEDYRRRTVYVCSYAHANGRSSSNGRRDGGRNSGSNGRKNNNSNSNSSNGNNHRRKTKIYKHKNGLTKRTKILQQSANDLKCIYNNDIIKNIKDLIYSIQVKKDIQVDSNILQYKLKEDFYIYPFLNTLQFKKLKEGQMARQPNNAHLEKRSTGNHFLNPFDDSNEEDIVLLKKPLFMKMSSSTCKGEKENINVGIRDIGMENIGREKDCSDDIQFECYNDLYEKSISNSNNFYMPENNYDYVATSGNDSMTNGLGRKSSFGSNNNKMVFPPDLVGVNGKGTQTDNFIMATRTLDDRLDIFGEVEECVLITRFLALTQKSEKESDDEEEEEKKIKMKEKENEKFLSLCKKYLALNGKGIKWNEGEKKTHEDLPYIKFVKKMNDRKLDSSVRLSGGNSNQGYASRCDGRSRSGSCSSNVRKTDSRGDSYGKEGLNLKLIKRKVVEECIKREDDVIGVRNDSGTKKMACNISRSDDNKINNGNNGSYERNDNSSINDPYTNCISKSPADFLKNCNNYVQNKTINTNYNNCRGNTRTVLSQVEHTKYDLLDNIKKVGNHDQYLYNDVDDYHNKKDGFNEIMNISNELTKVCSKENSFFEDSFSDNITTKKRSSIIENVNSDSDRHEQLLKSLAKDAHYQGARSTSTAGRCSPITKSSTEGGSHIVSSNLIASSNESLLNCYKCKNWKQSRITINKESHSTVGNEKPSEYMYMEEKSTNSIVDQQFVRTYKMDEISPSNHVPNKMIIIDGKNIGTRYQHNYIKYFDIYRIKVVLDYYRFKAYHVKIIIPEEYITTRNKYSSDEKYSKVNHNPNDFYDREMKDGGVSSNKVSTNDVVNTNDVVNTNDLVYSNDNADMMLTKKDLLFFQHLRMLGYLITQPLENYYSFCIDLIRKYNFCIVTNIALSELTRRLYHYEQTLQGISSHLISYTFLGGEFLPNPNFKWPITRMIQKGQQQKKKNEYENKNKNENKNENKNENKNENKNENKNENAYEHKYSNADENNHF